One stretch of Leptospira mtsangambouensis DNA includes these proteins:
- a CDS encoding phosphatase PAP2 family protein: MKELLLAQNSLWFSSIPLDSLHIWDPTLGGVFFTISTICHYLGGSSFFLSIISFVYIYYRPKLALELSLSLLTSGIAVYIFKFFLESPRPFPYPEAFDEKAFGLPSGHVYSAVVVWGLLAYRIPKLWFRILSLFIILVMPLSRMYLKVHYLGDVGLGFGLGIIHLLTIIWFLNQFYSKDEKRIFIETKNYRTLGLLGIVLTLAPIALDSPYLSEEHHYSLRGLLMASGALGGFWLGVLFYPRFSKPEFLDWTLPKFSFSFRTKEFRIFWNTVLVRLLVLAIVITVLYIIPGNIIKASVWQDDLFLRYMRYLVVGFALVAIVPLVLQKIQKGKFLQN; encoded by the coding sequence ATGAAAGAACTCCTCCTAGCACAGAACTCCCTTTGGTTCTCTTCCATTCCCCTGGATTCCCTGCATATCTGGGATCCCACTCTCGGTGGAGTCTTCTTCACAATTTCTACAATCTGTCACTATTTGGGAGGAAGTAGTTTTTTCCTCAGTATTATCTCTTTTGTATATATTTACTATCGCCCAAAACTCGCCCTCGAACTTTCGTTAAGTTTATTAACATCTGGAATCGCCGTTTACATTTTTAAGTTTTTTTTAGAAAGTCCAAGACCCTTTCCCTACCCCGAAGCCTTTGATGAAAAAGCATTTGGTTTACCTTCGGGACATGTATACTCGGCAGTAGTCGTCTGGGGATTGTTAGCTTATAGGATCCCCAAACTTTGGTTTCGAATTCTTTCTCTATTTATCATTCTTGTTATGCCACTCTCTCGGATGTATTTGAAAGTTCACTACCTAGGAGATGTTGGTTTAGGATTTGGATTAGGTATCATTCATTTACTAACGATTATTTGGTTTCTCAATCAATTTTATTCGAAAGATGAAAAACGGATTTTTATCGAAACAAAAAATTATAGAACCTTAGGTTTGCTTGGGATTGTCCTTACACTTGCACCAATCGCTTTAGATTCTCCTTACCTCTCTGAAGAACACCATTACAGCTTAAGGGGATTACTTATGGCAAGTGGAGCTCTTGGAGGTTTTTGGTTAGGAGTTCTATTTTATCCAAGATTTAGCAAACCTGAGTTTTTAGATTGGACCCTTCCTAAATTTAGTTTCTCATTCAGAACCAAAGAATTCCGCATTTTTTGGAATACTGTTTTAGTTCGTTTGTTAGTTTTAGCCATTGTGATCACGGTACTCTATATAATTCCTGGCAACATCATTAAAGCATCGGTTTGGCAAGATGATTTATTTCTCAGATACATGCGTTATTTGGTCGTTGGATTTGCACTAGTAGCCATCGTCCCTTTGGTTCTGCAAAAAATCCAAAAAGGAAAGTTTTTGCAAAACTAA
- a CDS encoding oligosaccharide flippase family protein, with translation MQKLKKIFQILKSELLKEGVLKNSFFVSSSKALSAITNLVFMIYSVNLLSKAENGKLQYFLGFLPVVLAVAEFGLPNALIKYISPMAEKKENPGAILSASLRIKFYSFLFLSIVCLVAYLTSDENFFVLLLLLFGGIIISFISYFESLFVSYRKYKSLSLWNPLPNVVRLLLLIYLSESSIHPLTYMDILAVFCIAPIFVLFLFFFFFGKEEISFTAEASEVRTNEKKLLLFNLWAFAASIFAILSDRLEIFFLNQFHPPEIVADYGTALQLFSGFIIILATFNSIIFPKLARLAETEEFPNVLKKSVFLGGMIAIVLSPGILLAEPILTLLFGTKYTNSISVFKILYPNFLLQLVFAPLGTALFALGLPRLLAGLALLRLLFGAIFDYWIIPDWGANGAAISLFLGQIVSWLLLTGYFMAYFRK, from the coding sequence ATGCAAAAATTAAAAAAGATATTCCAGATTCTAAAATCAGAACTATTAAAAGAAGGAGTTCTCAAAAACTCTTTCTTTGTTAGTAGCTCCAAAGCTTTATCCGCCATCACCAACTTGGTGTTTATGATTTATTCCGTAAATTTGTTAAGCAAAGCGGAAAACGGAAAACTCCAATACTTTTTAGGATTTTTACCGGTGGTTCTGGCGGTTGCAGAATTTGGTCTTCCCAATGCACTGATCAAATACATATCTCCAATGGCGGAGAAAAAAGAAAACCCAGGTGCCATTCTAAGTGCATCATTAAGAATTAAATTTTATTCTTTTTTATTTTTATCTATCGTTTGTTTGGTGGCCTACCTAACGAGTGATGAAAACTTCTTCGTTTTGTTACTTTTGTTATTTGGTGGGATCATCATCTCATTTATTTCCTACTTCGAAAGTTTATTTGTTTCTTACAGGAAATACAAATCTCTTTCTCTTTGGAATCCACTTCCAAACGTAGTTCGACTTCTATTGTTAATCTATTTATCTGAATCAAGTATCCATCCTCTCACATATATGGATATTCTCGCAGTTTTTTGTATTGCTCCTATTTTTGTTTTATTTTTATTCTTTTTCTTTTTTGGCAAAGAAGAGATTTCTTTTACAGCAGAAGCTTCTGAAGTCAGAACCAATGAAAAAAAACTTTTACTCTTTAATCTTTGGGCTTTTGCTGCCTCAATTTTTGCCATCCTATCGGATCGTTTGGAAATTTTCTTTTTAAATCAATTTCACCCACCCGAAATTGTCGCCGATTACGGAACCGCATTACAACTATTTAGTGGATTTATCATTATCCTTGCTACTTTCAACTCAATCATTTTTCCAAAATTGGCAAGGCTTGCTGAAACAGAAGAATTTCCCAATGTTCTAAAAAAATCAGTGTTTTTGGGTGGGATGATTGCGATTGTCTTATCACCCGGAATATTACTCGCAGAGCCCATCTTAACATTGTTATTCGGAACAAAATATACAAACTCAATTTCTGTATTTAAAATTTTATATCCTAATTTTTTACTTCAATTAGTGTTTGCACCTTTAGGAACTGCACTCTTTGCTTTGGGATTGCCTAGACTTCTCGCTGGGCTTGCATTACTTCGTTTGTTATTCGGTGCCATCTTCGATTATTGGATCATTCCTGACTGGGGTGCCAATGGAGCCGCTATATCACTTTTTCTTGGCCAAATTGTATCTTGGTTATTATTAACCGGTTACTTTATGGCTTATTTTCGGAAGTAA